The Mercurialis annua linkage group LG7, ddMerAnnu1.2, whole genome shotgun sequence genome includes the window CGTGATAAattgagtctacctaaaaatctctcaCATAATAGAACAAAATTAGCGGGATGTTTGCCTAATTAGacaaattaaagaatatttgtaAATAATCATTTTATGGTATAATACATAACTTCTTCTTTTTACAATGGTCCTAGTTCAAACTGTAAAAGCCTCAAAATGTTCATAGATGAACGGAATATTAATGCAGTCCATCAGgccattttttttcattaattacCTACTATAAAGGACATATTGTACATATCATAATATGAAGAATTGTCATTTAAATAAACTAGTGTCAGTTTATGCGAGGCGCCGTCTTAGTCTTTCCTGACCAGGATCGCGACTTCGCTTTCATGGGCGAGCTTGTagactataaaattttaaatcattgCCTTTCTTATTTACTTTAAACTACCTTCTAAATTtgcattaaaaatgaaaaagtccGCGGACTGGCGGTCGTTCCTAGGTCTAGTAAACTACTTATGATGTCAGGGAGCTTAAATACTGCTGAAAATCAGGATTCAAGAGGAAAAAAGTCGTGGGTAAATTCAATTTCATATGCTAAGTTTAGGTGTTTCCCACATGACTCgtcaaataatgataattatattattatggattaggataattatataatattatatttaattataataattatttttataattataaattatatttaagtatagaatattaaataaaaattaaaatggtagttaattaagaaaattttatcttattaGAAGTAGCTTGTCCTAGTTAGaattttagataatttaataataatttaatttataataattaaatatttaaaatagtttattttaattttaaacaattattttaacataatattataaataatttattctaattaatacaattctaaataactatttgaataaatttaaattaataattacattttataaagaataatttttcttttgaaaagaaGTCTAATAATGAATTTGCATTTGACATTATTTATTGTCAAGTCAcaaacttaaataattaaaaaattatacattttaataacaaatttGAAACACTAAATGTGTTTGTATAGATAATAAAGTTGATATTTAGCTCTCTTGTATTATTAAAGTAGTAGTAATAGGACATGATATCGATTTTTTTAGATAGCAATATTCCACTTCTAAAAATTAGGGCATGACCaagaattaaattgataaatttcataataattCTATTCTAAATAGGATtctaatcatactatattaaatagataaaGTACATTCATTTCTAAATTAGAATTCTAATCATACTATATCTAACTAGTACTCTAATTATAatctatatttaataataaattaaattaataaattaatcaattacCATAAGAGCTTTATGTAGTAATAAATTGAAAAgaattattcggtaaatttgatTGTCCCCCCTATctgtgtttttatatataataagtaTAGAGCAAATTATCAACTtccacatatattataattgaCACTTTAATCTCtcatttttaaatatcaaacgATATTATCTCTCatttatatttggcttaattacttaaaaaccatccaccttgtaactttttttcatttataccatgacctaggaaaattttcatttataccctatttttgatttttatgtttcatttgtaccccaaaattaaaaaatttgataatttaattaatttaaggatgaaaatattaaaaaccagatatataaatgattaatattaaagttttatcagaatataggttaaaattgaaggactaatttaaactcctTTTcgaaagaaaataggtcaatttaactcgttagggtagagatgaaacataaaaatcgaaaataggatacaactgaaaattttcctaagtcatggtataaatgaaaaaaaattacaaggtgtgtggtttttaagtaattaggcctttataTTTCCGTCAATAGTTTAGTCTCTCTGtctatttttagtgttagttaaCTGAATCAAAGGATTTTGAGGTAAATAGACATAAGAGACGAAATTGTTGACAGAAACAAAAATGGATGACCAATAtcgtttttttgaaattaattttgtttaagtTAGTCCTTTACTCGGTTGACTAAAAGCAAAACTAAATTGTTGACGGAAACAAAAATGAGAGAGATTATactatttgattttcaaatataaaagaccgaaatataaattataacgtATATGGAAGACCTCATTTTGCTCCAGATAAATACAGAACACCTTCAATCCAATCAAGGTGATACTGCAAATAATTGATTAGAAACAAGGTGATTCCAAAATTTTACTTTGTATTTCAATTTGATACAAAACTTCCAATTCGTATTAAAATGATaccaaaattttactttttatttgaaGCGATATACCTCGTCATTTTTTGATCATAGAATTAGTTGCCATGTTGGTCGCAATATCGGTCACCATTTCAGACGCCAGTTGACGTTTCATGTTCCGTTAGCAACATATTCTTTAATGGGTGTTtggttcaactttttagtggaGTTTTTAccttttacttttcaaaaagcTCCACTAAAGTGTTTGATGagaattttctaaaaaatttttggagctttttgaacCTCCAACAGCTGCTTTTTGAAAAGCTCCATTTTGGAGATTTTTGCCAACAACTGATaactttcaatatttttaattacttaGACAAAACTACCCCTATTAGGATATCTTGTTTTttaataggcttaattacttaaaaaccacccatcttgtaactttttttcatttataccatgacctaggaaaattttcaattgtaccctattttcaatttttatgttttatttgtaccccaaaattaaaaaaattgatagtttaattaattcaaggatgaaaatattaaaaaaaagatatataaataattaatattaacgttttatcagaatataggttaaaaatgaaggactaatttaaactctttttcaaaagaaaataggtcaattagACTCATTGGGGtaaagatgaaacataaaaatcgaatatatggtacaattgaaaattttcctagatcatggtataaatgaaaaaaagttacaaggtgggtggtttttaagtaattaggcctttttaatatatatatatatatatatatatatatatatatatatatatatatttatttaaattatttttaaatactctaatcatttttttaattatctaatattatttatttatattaacaaaactataacttaattattattttaaatacaaaaaacaatATCTAAATAAGTTTGAACTAAACGTtccttcttataaaaaaaataatttttaacatttttattgaatattatataatataatatatttataaattaataaataaaaataaaaataaaaattatgtcttacggtcattttatatataaacagcaaCAACTAATCAAACCTCATAAAACACGTATGGTTTATTAGCTACCAGCTACCAGGCAACAGCTAACAGCTATCAGGTATAAGAAACAGTTGAACCAAATAGGCGCTTAGAATATATTGCCACCGATGACTGCATCAACttattttaatctaaatttttttgaagTATTTTGACTATAAATAAAACTTGAAATTATGATACCACTTTAATATAAATTGAAGTTTTAGTATCAAACTAAACTAGAAGTTAAAAGTTTAGTACCACTGACTCTGTGATCCCGTTGAATTATAgaaaattatacaacacaaccgTTGCACCATGTCACTCGTGCAAACACTaatagtgtgttagccatatggaaaattgaatgataaaaaaaaagtaataattaaaaaaatatcctatcgcaaatgctcattgacttgttgtaaaaatgacatgACGCAACGGTTGTATGAGATAAACACTCACATACCAAATAACTAACCTCTAACTCCATTATATTGTGAAgagaaatttttctttttgtaacacTCACCTTGGAAGAGCTAACTGATGCTTTCTAACACATGCTCCAGAGTAGAATCTAACTGCTGTGATGTCTCGTCATCCTTTGATTGCAAAACCAGACAGTCCAAAATATCATATATAAGCTCCCCATTATAATGACCTCTGTCTTCAACAGTAAATGCATGAGTTTTCCCATTTATTTCTAGTAAGCTTTGTCCTGGAGACTTTATCacccttttatttttcatcattgTTCTTATCCTTGCAACTCCATTCCATCTTCCGGCGGATGCATATATGTTTGCCAAAGCCACATATGGATACGACACATGTGGCTCCATTTCTATAACTCGATGAGCTGCATATTCACCAATCTGAACATTTTGGTATATCTTGCAGGAACTGAGCAATGAGCTCCAAATGGCAGCATCGGGTTTGATAGGCATTGCTTGAACAAACTCAAACGCCTCTTTAATCTTTCCTTTACGTCCGAGGAGATCTACCATGCAGGAATAATGATCTAATCCTGGGTTTATTTTGTAGATTTCAGTCATCATATTGAAGCACTCCCATCCTTTCTCAAGAAAACCGCCATGAGTACAAGCTTGAAGTACGGAAAGGAACGTAATGTGATTTGGCTTCAGTCCGGAGTACACCATTTGGTTAAAAAGATCTAAAGACACTTCAAATAGTCCACCAAGAGCACATCCAGCAATCATGGTTGTCCAAGTGACAACGGTTCTATCAGGCATAGTAGTGAAGATATACCACGCATCATCTATGTTTCCACATTTTGCATACATGTCTATCAACGCATTGCAAATAATAGCGTTATGCTTTAAACAATTAGAATCTGCATAGGCATCAATCCACTTTCCAATTTCAAGAACTCCGGTTTGGCCACAACCTGAAATCACAGACAGTACAGTAATCAAATCAGGTTTCTCACCGGCTGCTCCCATAGCATTAAACAGTTTCAACGCTTCCTCCATATTTCCTTTCTCAGCATAACCACTGATTATTGCAGTCCATGTAACACAGCTTCTGTCGCTTACGCTGTCAAATAAACATCTAGCAGAGTAAATATCACCACATTTGGAATACATAGATATAAGAGTATTTGCCACTTGAACATCTAAATCACAGCCTAATTTAATCCCATGAGAATGAACTTGCATACCTTGAAAAACTGCCTCCGGCTGTACACATGAAGAAAGCAAGCTAACAATCGAACTAATGTCAGGACAAAATCCATCCCACAGCATCCTTTGGTAAGAATTTAAAGCATCAAAACTTTTCTCATGATAAGCATAACCACCAATTAGAGAATTCCATGAGACTAAACTCCTTAATCCCACTCTAATTCCATTAAAAACCGATTCAGCCATCGCCAAATCGCCACATTTAGCATACAAAGATATCCAAGTATTAGAAACAGAAACCTCACTGTCTATCCCACTACGAACCCCATACGAATGAACCCCTTTAGCTAACTCCAATTCCCTAACAGCCAATATCGCTCGACTCACTCCCATAACCGTAACTGAATCTGGCAAAATCCCATCAAACCTCATCTCGCGAAACATCCAAAACACTCTATCCGAAAACCCCAGTTGAGAAAAACCCAAAAGCATCACATTCCAAGCAGCAACATCTCTCTCAGGCATTTTAACAAACACCTTGTATGCTAACTCCACCTGATGACATTTCATGTACATGTCAACCAGAGCTGTCTGGACAAAGACATTGAAGTGAAAGGGTGATTTTATGACATGGGTATGGATGATCTTAGAGTGTCCGAGACTGGAGAGCTTCGCACAGGCTTTGGATAGGAAAGGAAAGGTCAAGTTGTTGGGTTGTAACCCTAATTGTTTCAACTCGCGAAACAGGGTTAGGGCTTTTTGGGGGTTGTCTTGATTTACAGCTTGTCGGATTTGGGAGTTAAATGTGTTAATATTGATGGTTATTGAAAGATTTGAAAATTGGTTATGGCGAGAGCAGAGTGAAGATCTAACCATTTCATAGTGTTGGTTAAAATTTGGCGGGAGCAAACGTTTTAAGTTTCACTTCATCAATGTTCAATGTCTTTGTCCAAACAACTGACAAGACAACGCCCAAAAGTTTTAGGTAAATCTAGTTTACTACACGTAACTATAGGAATCTATGAAATATGTTAATAAATAGTTTTGCCTCACTTGGTTCACAAGTTTATAATTCCCGGGAGTTGGTGTggaagaaattaatttttttattaatcggTTCACTTAATAAATTTTCGGAAAGTTacattctatttttaattaatttaaatttaaagataatattatctTTGATAATTAacttaactaattaaatatataaatataactgtattttaattaatttactagGGAAGTAGAATTTATCGAAATTTTATTAGGAAAGTTATTTCATTAATCAAAGGGAAGTCGACCCCTCAACTTTTCGCGAAATAGATTGAAAAATGTGAACCAACTAAAAAAAAATGCTATCTTCCggaaaattagatttttttagtgAATTTACCCCAACCAAGTGAAGCCAAAAAATGTTTGTATGTGCTTCAATTATATGATAAAAGAAggttcattttttctttttgaaaaataaaagaaacctaATATTAAAGAGGATCATAGACCAATACATCGCAAACAAAAAGAAGAGGATTAGAAATTCAAACCCCTAAATGAGGCTGAGAGTTAACAGTTTGAGCTAGAGCATGAGCTACTTGGTTCACTGATCGACAAACAATAGAAAAAGTACAATGAAGAATATCCTTTGGCAAGAATTTCATGGTCTTCGATAATCATTCTAAAAGCAGAATTAGCAGTAGTTTGACTATGAAGTGCATAAATAAACAGTTCTGAATTAGACTTGGAATTCTAAGCTGCAAGAGATTTGATCCACGAAAGAGCCTCCCCAAGCCATAGCTTCTGCCACTAGAGGTCCCAACAAACCCATGAACTTACCATTTGATGCAACACCATTACCAGTAAAATCATGATTAATAATGCCAAAACGGGTAATATCTTATGCAGCAAAAAGGGAAGCATCAACGTTACATTTAAGTTGATACCAATTCGAAGCAACCCAGCTTGTGATATGCTACAAGCTAAGACTACTGCCATATGTAGGAGTAGAAACTTGAGCCTCACGCCATCGACTAAGCATATGCCCCATATCCGAAACAATTTGATTATTAGTAGATCGCGTCTGGAAACCAAATTGTTCCTATTCATCCATATGCCGTATAAAGAACTACAACTAAAGTAAGAACATCTGTACTATGACCTTGCGCCAACCTACTCCACCATTCCACAAAACTCAAAGACCCCGAGCAAAAATTGCCTACTACAAAGAGACTCCAGATTGGTTGAAAGAGAGTTCATCTGATTAAAGCATGAAAAGTATTATCCAAAACATTGTGAAAAACCGGACAAGAACATGATATATCCACTCCTTTAACAAGGTAGGAAgacaattataataaaagtaTACATGAACGTTCTACATCATGAATACCGTAAAAAATGGTTTAGCCATAAGAAAAAATAGAATACATCAAGAGATGATAAATTCCATGTTGAGGCATTATGAATCGTCGTTTAATTTATGGGGTGAAGCTTTACTATCTACATGCCATATTATGAACATTATTCCTTTAAAGAAAATTGGTATTTCTCCATATGAGATTTGGAAAGACCGAGCAAGCGCCAAATATCGGTTATTTTAGAGTATTAAGGCTGTGTAGCCTATTATAGGAACATGGATCCTAAAAGGAATAAGTTGGGTCCTTGTGGAATCAAAAGTGCTTTTGTAGGATATGCATCCAATATTAAGACATATAGACTTTTAAATTTGGAGTCTAATGTCATTATTGAATCTCGAGATATGgcgttttttttatcatcttATCACGAAGGATAAGGATATGCATCACGAGGATTTTTTGTTATCTTTTGAGAACTAAATTTTTTGGCCTCCATTATAGTAGATGTCATGCCATACTAGAAGGATATATCGATGCAAGTTGGAATTCTAATATTGGAGATCATAAATCTACAATAGTATGGGTGTTTACACTTGGCGGAGGTGTAATTTTTTGGAAGAGTAAGAAACAAACATACAACACTCTTTCAACCATGGAATCAGAGTTTGTTGctttcacaggacaagaagCTGAATTGTTGAAGGATCTTTTATTGAAAGTTCCATTGGCTAAAGATGATATTATAAAAGTGTTGACACATTATGATAACCAAGCCATTTTAACTAGAGCATACAATATACAATAGGAAATCTAAACACATAGTTCTAAGACAAACTTATGtgagaaaattaattaaagatgGAATCATTTCACTCACGTATATACGATCAAGCTATAATTTAGCTGATCCGTTTACTTATTAATCACTAGCTAGAGATTTAGTAAAAACTATGTCGAGAGAAATAGGACTGAAACTTCATGAGTAAGAGTTCTAACAATGGTAATAACTCAATCTAACGTTAGAAAATCCTTAACCTTAGATTCAATGGGTAGTAACAAACTGCTAATTTGGATAAAAGTGAaacattatataataatattgaCTGTTCCATTAGGAGGATTGAgttcttttcaaaattttaatgaaGTTCGGTTATGAGAATATTTCTTTCACgataaatttacgaaacaagaTAAAGCACATGGACATAAATAGTGCTAAGCGAACACCGATCTTGTTACATGGAATAACAAGTTCAAAGCTCAACTACCTGAAATTTCAACGAGATTTTGTGCTATTTCACTGGGTTATGTTTAAATCTAAAGGTACCTAATTATATTAGCAtactcgtttttttttttttttggtaagcccaatGTGTTGAGAAGAGAAGAGTCATGGTTTTTCGTCAAGGGtcgcaatgttttaaaagaGGTGTGACTTTTGGTCAAGGGCCGCAACTTTTGATAGAAGATGTGACTTTTAGTTTATTAGGGTCgcgatttttaaaaaaaggtgTGACATTTGGTCAAGGGGTGTGTCTTAAATCAAGAATCGCAATCTTTAAGAAACAACACCTatttctctataaatagagaCTCAACATCATAATAAAATGATTTATTGATTTCTCAACTTCTTTATACTTCCAGAAACATATTCTTACCTACTGTTGGATTTCATTTTGTCTTGTACAAATTCAACTAGACTTGTCGTATCTTAAGTATTCTTGCGTGTAGACTCTCTAACATTTAACAGTGTTCGAAATACTATTAGGAAAGCGGATGAGCGATTCAAGTCTTGATACTATtaacttataaaaattatctaaCAAGTAGGAGTAGGGGCGAAACCAGTCACTTGACAAAGGCAGCGACCGCCtccagatttttttttttaataaaattatcacttcaaattttaattttttaaaaaagtttggttactaatttttttaacacgATTAGCTCCTTCAAATTTTACTTTATGCAAATTAACCATTTCATAATAGAATTTCTAATTCCGTCTCTGAATAGGAGGCCCCCTATTCCGAGCTTATTCGCAACCTCATATAAGCAACGTCTGTTTCCACCCGACTAAAGTTGGTTTCCAACGCATAAATCGATCCTCCATTTTCCCAAAACTGTTCTCCATATGGGTAAGTTTACCGATCAAATTCTCAATATATCCATAAATGAGAGACAAGAGTTGGTCAGTATGGAGACCAGAAGATGGTTTTTGATAATCACCACTTATGCCTTTcgtaaatccgtcggtaaacgGTTGGGCGGTTGCCTATACTACAACTTTTAGTGGGCATTTAACACTAGTTAGATGGTGTATTT containing:
- the LOC126654775 gene encoding pentatricopeptide repeat-containing protein At4g19191, mitochondrial-like, which codes for MCTAGGSFSSVSDRSCVTWTAIISGYAEKGNMEEALKLFNAMGAAGEKPDLITVLSVISGCGQTGVLEIGKWIDAYADSNCLKHNAIICNALIDMYAKCGNIDDAWYIFTTMPDRTVVTWTTMIAGCALGGLFEVSLDLFNQMVYSGLKPNHITFLSVLQACTHGGFLEKGWECFNMMTEIYKINPGLDHYSCMVDLLGRKGKIKEAFEFVQAMPIKPDAAIWSSLLSSCKIYQNVQIGEYAAHRVIEMEPHVSYPYVALANIYASAGRWNGVARIRTMMKNKRVIKSPGQSLLEINGKTHAFTVEDRGHYNGELIYDILDCLVLQSKDDETSQQLDSTLEHVLESIS
- the LOC126656778 gene encoding pentatricopeptide repeat-containing protein At4g19191, mitochondrial-like, translating into MVRSSLCSRHNQFSNLSITININTFNSQIRQAVNQDNPQKALTLFRELKQLGLQPNNLTFPFLSKACAKLSSLGHSKIIHTHVIKSPFHFNVFVQTALVDMYMKCHQVELAYKVFVKMPERDVAAWNVMLLGFSQLGFSDRVFWMFREMRFDGILPDSVTVMGVSRAILAVRELELAKGVHSYGVRSGIDSEVSVSNTWISLYAKCGDLAMAESDAVGWILS